A stretch of the Sulfolobus acidocaldarius SUSAZ genome encodes the following:
- a CDS encoding Rieske (2Fe-2S) protein, with amino-acid sequence MDRRTFLRLYLLVGAAIAVAPVIKPALDYVGYYYSELSSISKQYLVANNTDGLAGFPKYKVANIQQVQQQIKSSGCAVYFFPYPLTNEPCFLVDLQVLTGQQITEISNPYYGKYAGPLGQMQTIKGVGPNGTIFAFSDVCVHLGCQLPAQVIVSSEDQAGLYAKGADLHCPCHGSIYALKDGGVVVAGPAPRPLPIVILDYDSSTGDIYAVGTNAPYFSAGIPRTTPQDNLLYDPRYSYAVPNNPSCSNG; translated from the coding sequence ATGGACAGAAGGACATTTTTGAGATTGTATCTATTAGTAGGGGCTGCTATAGCTGTTGCTCCAGTCATAAAACCTGCACTAGATTATGTGGGTTATTACTATAGTGAACTAAGTTCAATCTCGAAACAGTATTTAGTTGCAAACAACACGGACGGCTTAGCTGGATTTCCTAAATATAAGGTAGCTAATATACAACAAGTACAACAACAGATTAAGAGCTCTGGTTGTGCAGTTTATTTCTTCCCATATCCTCTGACTAATGAGCCCTGTTTTTTAGTTGACCTACAAGTGTTAACAGGTCAGCAGATTACAGAAATTTCTAATCCTTATTATGGCAAATACGCAGGTCCTTTAGGTCAAATGCAAACTATTAAGGGTGTTGGACCCAACGGTACAATATTTGCATTTTCTGATGTATGCGTACACTTAGGTTGCCAACTACCTGCTCAGGTTATAGTCTCCAGTGAGGATCAGGCTGGATTGTATGCCAAGGGCGCTGATTTACACTGTCCATGTCACGGTTCAATATACGCATTAAAAGATGGAGGAGTTGTAGTCGCAGGTCCAGCACCTAGACCACTTCCAATAGTTATATTGGACTACGACAGCTCTACAGGAGACATATACGCAGTGGGTACTAACGCACCGTACTTCAGTGCCGGAATACCAAGAACGACACCTCAAGATAACCTACTGTATGATCCGAGATATAGTTATGCAGTTCCGAATAATCCTTCGTGTAGTAATGGGTGA
- a CDS encoding sulfocyanin encodes MKAQSSVLPVVVGILVVILAVAVGVYVYNQYTMLSSPSGGNNVSTSTGPSKITLPYSNSNKTVFLTIVTESSSNVNQFNFNGTSSGSLVIYIPAGSTIVVKFINQESLPHNLILLQNSTPTPQSPQITSDGKIIDLVGASISNYDVNGISGGASAEGVWGPISAGYYMLVCGITGHAASGMWAVVVVSDNVTAPYAIVQ; translated from the coding sequence ATGAAGGCTCAAAGTTCTGTCTTGCCTGTCGTAGTTGGAATTTTAGTTGTAATATTAGCTGTAGCCGTAGGAGTTTACGTCTACAACCAATATACTATGTTATCCTCGCCATCTGGCGGCAATAATGTAAGCACAAGCACCGGACCTAGTAAGATTACGTTACCATATAGTAATAGTAATAAGACTGTTTTTTTGACAATTGTAACTGAATCTTCAAGTAATGTCAATCAGTTCAATTTTAATGGCACTTCATCAGGAAGCTTAGTAATATACATACCAGCAGGATCTACAATAGTTGTAAAATTTATCAATCAAGAATCACTACCTCATAACCTTATACTTCTACAAAATTCCACGCCTACACCTCAAAGTCCTCAAATAACCAGTGATGGAAAGATAATAGATCTAGTAGGTGCATCAATTAGTAACTACGATGTAAATGGTATATCTGGAGGTGCTTCCGCTGAAGGAGTATGGGGACCAATAAGCGCAGGATATTATATGCTAGTATGTGGAATAACTGGTCACGCCGCTTCAGGAATGTGGGCAGTTGTAGTAGTCTCAGATAATGTAACAGCCCCTTACGCAATAGTTCAGTAA
- a CDS encoding quinol oxidase subunit 1/3 produces the protein MNIKRILKVALYTTNASDVGQMYILLGIIALIIGSVNAALIRDQLSFNNLSAVDYYDAVTLHGIFMIFFVVMPLSTGFANYLVPRMIGAHDLYWPKINALSFWMLVPAVILASISPLLGAVDLGWYMYAPLSVETTVNYGLGTNMIEIALILSGLSSTLTGVNFVMTITKMKKVPYLKMPLFVWGFFTTSLLLIIAMPSLTAGLVFAYLERLWGTPFFNSALGGSAVLWQQLFWFFGHPEVYILILPAMGLVSELLPKMARREIFGYTAIALSSIAIAFLSALGVWMHHMFTAIDNTLVQIVSSATTMAIAIPSGVKVLNWTATLYGGEIRYKTPTILLISFIAMFLLGGITGVFFPLVPIDYALNGTYFVVGHFHYMVYAILYALLGALFYYFPFWSGKWYNDDLGKAGAILLVGGTFLTATGMSIAGILGMPRRYAVIPSPIYDPFQFMASVGAVLTGIGLFILAGVLVHGILRGRAVSGVDPWDNISVKLQDFFIKPVKLPLSFGKSLDGAFDEEYHGIKFPYYSVLGLFLSFIPLGFMFILIGLIPIGILLLLAFIGVGLYWGYDQWFKPMQPPPHFYADGGVPVTNSVNNSVSPSLGIASMRDARSAVLWFILAEVVLFGSFIGGYAFIMSPVTNPLSYVNNIVPAVEIFPLPAIMTAILLSSSIPAHIAYEYFKKGNVKMFRNLGLLTMAMGLTFLGGQIYEFTHYIHFIPQDSAASAFFFATVNLHGFHVIMGLVIWAFMMLRIRKGFTPYAGSVAATYYWHFVDAVWVVVFSTFYLHLIV, from the coding sequence ATGAACATAAAAAGAATTCTCAAAGTTGCACTTTATACCACTAACGCAAGTGACGTAGGACAGATGTATATATTATTAGGTATAATTGCACTTATTATAGGATCAGTTAATGCTGCCCTAATAAGAGATCAATTATCGTTCAATAATTTAAGCGCAGTGGACTATTATGATGCAGTAACACTTCACGGTATATTCATGATATTTTTCGTTGTAATGCCATTAAGCACTGGGTTTGCTAATTATTTAGTTCCAAGAATGATAGGTGCACATGATTTGTATTGGCCAAAAATTAACGCCTTATCCTTTTGGATGTTAGTACCAGCGGTAATACTAGCATCTATTTCACCACTTCTGGGTGCCGTAGATTTAGGATGGTATATGTATGCCCCACTATCTGTTGAAACGACAGTCAATTACGGACTAGGAACAAATATGATAGAAATTGCACTAATTCTTTCCGGTCTATCTTCCACTTTAACTGGTGTGAACTTTGTAATGACAATTACCAAGATGAAGAAAGTTCCCTATCTTAAAATGCCTCTGTTCGTATGGGGATTTTTCACTACTTCCTTATTGTTAATTATAGCTATGCCTTCATTAACTGCAGGTTTAGTTTTCGCTTACCTAGAGAGACTATGGGGAACACCATTCTTTAATTCTGCTCTAGGCGGAAGCGCTGTTTTGTGGCAACAATTATTCTGGTTCTTTGGTCACCCAGAGGTTTACATTTTAATATTACCCGCTATGGGATTGGTAAGTGAATTATTGCCAAAGATGGCAAGAAGAGAGATATTTGGTTATACTGCTATAGCCTTATCTTCCATTGCAATAGCATTTCTAAGTGCGTTAGGAGTATGGATGCATCACATGTTTACAGCAATCGATAATACTCTTGTTCAGATAGTATCATCAGCCACAACTATGGCAATTGCTATACCCTCAGGAGTGAAGGTTCTGAACTGGACAGCTACTCTTTATGGAGGGGAAATAAGGTATAAGACACCTACAATACTGCTTATATCATTCATTGCGATGTTTTTATTGGGCGGAATTACTGGCGTATTTTTCCCATTAGTGCCAATTGACTACGCATTAAATGGAACGTATTTCGTGGTAGGTCATTTCCATTACATGGTTTATGCAATACTCTATGCTCTTCTTGGTGCCTTATTCTACTACTTCCCATTCTGGAGTGGGAAATGGTACAATGATGATTTAGGCAAAGCTGGTGCAATACTATTAGTAGGTGGAACATTTTTGACAGCTACTGGAATGTCAATCGCAGGTATACTGGGTATGCCAAGAAGATATGCTGTTATACCCAGTCCCATATATGACCCATTCCAATTCATGGCTAGCGTAGGTGCAGTATTAACTGGTATAGGATTATTTATATTAGCAGGAGTATTAGTTCATGGTATTTTAAGAGGGAGAGCTGTTAGTGGAGTAGATCCCTGGGATAATATTTCCGTGAAATTACAGGACTTCTTTATAAAACCTGTAAAGTTGCCATTAAGCTTTGGTAAATCATTAGACGGAGCTTTTGATGAGGAATATCATGGTATTAAATTCCCATATTACAGTGTCTTAGGCTTATTCCTCTCATTTATACCCTTAGGTTTTATGTTCATACTGATTGGTTTAATACCGATAGGTATACTACTGTTATTAGCATTCATAGGTGTTGGGCTGTACTGGGGATATGATCAGTGGTTTAAACCTATGCAACCTCCTCCACACTTCTATGCGGATGGAGGTGTACCTGTCACCAACTCAGTTAATAACTCAGTTTCACCATCACTTGGAATTGCCTCAATGAGAGATGCAAGAAGTGCTGTACTATGGTTTATACTGGCTGAAGTGGTACTGTTTGGGTCTTTCATAGGTGGATACGCTTTTATAATGAGTCCTGTTACTAATCCATTATCTTACGTAAATAATATTGTGCCAGCTGTAGAAATCTTCCCATTACCCGCAATTATGACCGCAATATTACTTTCAAGCTCGATACCTGCTCATATAGCATATGAGTATTTCAAGAAAGGAAATGTAAAGATGTTCAGAAACTTGGGACTGTTAACTATGGCTATGGGTCTCACATTCTTAGGTGGACAAATATATGAATTCACCCACTACATCCACTTTATCCCACAAGACTCAGCGGCTTCAGCATTCTTCTTTGCGACAGTGAACCTACACGGCTTCCACGTAATAATGGGATTAGTAATATGGGCATTTATGATGTTGAGAATTCGTAAAGGCTTTACACCATATGCAGGTTCAGTAGCAGCAACGTACTATTGGCACTTCGTAGATGCCGTATGGGTAGTGGTGTTTAGTACATTCTATTTACATCTTATCGTCTAG
- a CDS encoding transcriptional regulator: MENLPPSAKLVLKILMERRSLRFRELKEETQLPTRTLYYALKLLKEKKVIKAMPCLDDTRERVYLVVESEECYKLFND; the protein is encoded by the coding sequence ATGGAAAATCTTCCGCCCTCTGCTAAGCTAGTTCTAAAAATACTTATGGAGAGAAGGAGCCTTAGATTTAGAGAATTAAAGGAAGAAACTCAGCTTCCCACAAGGACACTTTACTATGCCCTAAAACTCCTAAAGGAGAAAAAAGTAATAAAAGCCATGCCTTGTCTGGACGATACAAGAGAAAGAGTATACTTAGTCGTGGAATCAGAAGAGTGTTATAAGCTTTTTAACGACTAA
- a CDS encoding rhodanese, whose amino-acid sequence MVQITERRTPYYKNVKNVPPSVVRELYKKGEVTIVDIRNPWEYEDHHIPGAILIPMDYCDILLPKLETKQIVLVCEHANRTTWLINSKPELFEGKTVYNMLGGMELWMNMGYETTYGMDSNGMFWKDYILKKVAPSETLKK is encoded by the coding sequence ATGGTTCAAATAACTGAGAGGAGAACTCCTTATTACAAAAACGTGAAGAACGTTCCTCCCTCAGTGGTGAGAGAACTCTATAAAAAAGGAGAAGTAACAATAGTTGATATAAGAAATCCATGGGAATATGAAGACCACCATATACCGGGAGCAATATTAATTCCAATGGATTATTGTGACATATTACTACCTAAGTTAGAGACAAAACAAATAGTACTAGTATGTGAACACGCAAATAGAACTACTTGGTTGATAAACTCTAAACCTGAACTCTTCGAAGGAAAGACAGTATATAATATGTTGGGTGGTATGGAGCTTTGGATGAACATGGGATATGAGACAACCTATGGTATGGATAGTAATGGAATGTTTTGGAAAGACTACATATTGAAGAAAGTTGCACCAAGCGAAACTCTTAAGAAATAA
- a CDS encoding selenophosphate synthetase — MSIDKMVDRFRENLEKYKRMGLNPLSLATGCAVKVDLIDTVYPAITKIRPVLDKLNIEITPREDADIFISRKLTTRKRIINSGEFDADRAVALIQVNQNTASSPDKFGEFLLRVYTSIKTNRKLTIGKGHSIVTTNPKGEVAVLDLFKLDGDKENSYTVTNNDTIQIVDPLDDPGSQVQVDVAISNSLNDLFTKGVFQDIEIVPVVDAPLEELRTKLLENYKVFSEKYSFQMENDIQPKVGTLMIGATVIGKSDHELPTFYNNVNEKMEILVTRPVGELTPINLSMWILAVPELVEELEKRGITIKRVEDAKRKALDYMKKPNIDVAKTMYNYLPPFGKQFDERSHIAITTDVTGPGLFVVKEFAKKANVDVEITDIPVIDSDIHEFSTENFIIPNSTAGTNGAIVIFAHSDVINQLYEDLKKIGQEPRVIGKVIRKGDGIVYAPQIVTKYIHRANVLKEFKLK; from the coding sequence ATGAGCATTGATAAGATGGTTGACAGATTCAGAGAGAATTTAGAGAAATATAAGAGAATGGGACTAAACCCTTTGTCTTTAGCAACAGGTTGTGCAGTGAAGGTTGACCTCATTGACACTGTATACCCAGCAATAACTAAAATAAGACCAGTATTAGATAAACTAAATATAGAGATAACTCCAAGAGAGGATGCAGATATATTTATCTCAAGAAAGTTGACCACGAGAAAGAGGATAATAAACTCAGGTGAATTTGATGCCGATAGAGCAGTAGCTCTAATTCAGGTTAATCAGAACACTGCAAGTAGCCCAGATAAATTTGGTGAGTTTCTACTGAGAGTTTACACTTCAATTAAAACTAATAGGAAATTGACAATAGGCAAAGGACATTCCATAGTGACCACAAATCCAAAAGGTGAGGTGGCAGTGCTGGATTTATTCAAATTAGACGGAGATAAGGAAAACTCATACACTGTCACAAATAATGATACCATTCAGATCGTGGATCCTTTGGACGATCCAGGATCCCAGGTTCAAGTTGATGTAGCTATCTCAAACTCCTTAAATGATTTGTTCACTAAGGGGGTCTTTCAGGATATCGAGATTGTTCCTGTGGTGGATGCTCCTTTAGAGGAGTTAAGGACAAAACTCCTAGAGAACTACAAAGTATTCTCTGAAAAATATTCATTCCAGATGGAAAATGATATTCAGCCTAAAGTAGGTACATTAATGATTGGGGCAACTGTTATAGGTAAGTCTGATCATGAGTTGCCAACTTTTTATAATAACGTGAACGAGAAAATGGAAATTCTAGTTACAAGACCAGTAGGTGAATTAACTCCAATAAACTTATCCATGTGGATATTAGCTGTTCCAGAACTAGTAGAAGAACTTGAGAAGAGAGGAATCACAATAAAAAGGGTTGAGGATGCTAAGAGAAAGGCATTAGATTACATGAAGAAACCTAATATTGATGTGGCGAAAACCATGTACAATTATTTACCTCCCTTTGGAAAGCAGTTTGATGAGAGAAGCCATATAGCTATTACTACTGATGTCACAGGACCTGGCTTATTTGTAGTTAAGGAGTTTGCTAAAAAGGCAAATGTTGACGTTGAAATAACTGATATTCCAGTAATCGATTCAGATATTCATGAATTCTCCACAGAGAATTTTATAATACCTAATTCTACTGCTGGAACTAATGGTGCTATAGTCATATTTGCCCATAGTGATGTGATAAATCAGTTATATGAAGATCTAAAGAAAATAGGACAAGAACCAAGGGTTATAGGTAAGGTTATACGTAAGGGAGATGGTATTGTATATGCTCCACAAATAGTTACAAAATACATTCATAGGGCTAATGTACTTAAGGAGTTTAAGTTAAAGTAA
- a CDS encoding carbon monoxide dehydrogenase produces the protein MYPPEFSYVRAESLQEALKFLEGNDNTRPLAGGQSLIPMLKLRVLSPDYILDINRLNELNYVKTSLNGVSIGALTRYHDILSNDILKSKVPLMHHATRTIGDMQVRNMGTIGGAISNADPASDMPVVLTALNATIILSSVSGSRSVKALDFFKGPFTTDTNKGELVTQIEVPVLDGYKTVYKKVVRRAGDYALASVALAIKLKGNEIEDIKLAYGGVHDKPFRAMEVEKNVIGKKLDDDLVKDIASKVSSQVNPPSDHRGSSWYRREVVKVLTMKAFKEVA, from the coding sequence GTGTATCCGCCTGAGTTTAGTTATGTAAGGGCAGAAAGCCTACAAGAAGCTCTAAAATTCCTGGAAGGAAATGACAACACTAGACCACTAGCTGGTGGACAGAGCCTAATTCCTATGTTAAAGCTGAGAGTTCTGTCACCTGATTATATACTAGATATTAACAGGCTCAATGAACTGAATTACGTAAAGACAAGCCTAAATGGCGTAAGTATTGGAGCTCTGACGAGATATCACGACATACTGAGTAATGATATTCTAAAATCTAAAGTACCATTAATGCATCATGCGACAAGAACAATAGGAGACATGCAAGTTAGAAATATGGGAACAATAGGTGGGGCAATTTCCAATGCAGACCCTGCGTCCGATATGCCAGTCGTATTAACTGCACTAAATGCAACAATTATTCTTTCCTCAGTTTCAGGAAGCAGATCTGTGAAAGCCCTTGATTTCTTCAAGGGACCATTTACAACAGACACGAACAAAGGAGAATTAGTAACTCAGATTGAGGTTCCAGTGTTAGACGGGTATAAAACTGTGTACAAAAAAGTTGTAAGGAGAGCCGGAGATTATGCCCTGGCTTCAGTTGCACTAGCCATTAAATTAAAGGGAAATGAAATAGAGGATATTAAATTAGCCTATGGAGGAGTTCATGATAAGCCATTCAGAGCCATGGAAGTTGAAAAAAATGTGATTGGAAAGAAATTGGACGATGACCTAGTGAAAGATATTGCAAGTAAAGTTTCTAGTCAAGTCAATCCCCCCTCCGATCATAGGGGAAGTTCCTGGTATAGGAGGGAAGTTGTTAAAGTTCTAACCATGAAAGCATTTAAGGAGGTGGCTTAA
- a CDS encoding (2Fe-2S)-binding protein yields the protein MLVVKKGEGVKVRVRVNGVWYEKYVSPRTLLVDFIRDELGLTGTKVGCDTTTCGACTVIMNGKSVKSCTVLAAQADGAEITTIEGLSSDSKLHPIQEAFKENFALQCGFCTAGMIMQTHFFLKEHPNPTEEEVRDGIHGNICRCTGYQNIVKAVLDASKRLRS from the coding sequence GTGTTAGTTGTTAAGAAAGGAGAAGGGGTAAAAGTAAGAGTAAGAGTAAACGGAGTATGGTATGAAAAATATGTGAGCCCAAGAACACTGTTGGTGGATTTCATAAGAGATGAGTTAGGTCTAACGGGAACTAAAGTTGGCTGTGATACAACGACCTGTGGTGCGTGTACAGTAATAATGAATGGTAAATCAGTTAAATCCTGTACAGTCTTGGCTGCACAGGCTGATGGGGCAGAAATAACAACGATTGAAGGTTTATCAAGTGATTCCAAGTTACACCCAATTCAAGAAGCTTTTAAAGAAAACTTTGCACTACAATGTGGATTCTGTACTGCTGGCATGATTATGCAAACTCACTTCTTCCTAAAGGAGCATCCAAATCCCACAGAAGAGGAGGTAAGGGATGGGATACACGGTAATATTTGTAGATGTACAGGTTATCAGAATATAGTTAAAGCTGTTCTAGATGCTTCTAAGAGGTTGAGATCATGA
- a CDS encoding aldehyde oxidase, translated as MTYSGKSIKRLNDDKFTTGRSNYIDDIKIPSLYAGFVRSPHPHANIKRIDATDALKVNGIVAVFTGKDINPMLKGGVGVLSAYVNPSLFRFKERKAFPEDNKVKYVGEPVAIVIGQDKYAVRDAIDKVNVEYEQLKPVLKMEDAEKDEVIVHDELKTNVSYKIPFKAGDIEKAFSQADKVVKVEAINERLIPNPMEPRGILSVYDGNSLSVWYSTQVPHYARSEFARIFGIPETKIRVAMPDVGGAFGSKVHIMAEELAVIASSILLRRPVRWTATRSEEMLASEARSNVFTGEVAVKKDGTVLGIKGKLLLDLGAYLTLTAGIQPTIIPVMIPGPYKVRDLEIESTAVYTTTPPITMYRGASRPEATYIIERIMSTVADELGLDDVTIRERNLIDQLPYTNPFGLRYDTGDYIRVFKDGVAKLEYNELRKWAQQERSKGHRVGVGLAFYLEICSFGPWEYGEIKVDNKGNVLVITGTTPHGQGTETAIAQIVADALQIPIEKIRVVWGDTDIVEGSFGTYGSRSLTIGGSAALKVAERVLDKMKKAAASYFNADVQEIRYENGEFSVKNDPSKKASWDEVASLATTKEPIVEKIYYENDVTFPYGVHVAVVEIDDLGIARVVEYRAYDDIGKVINPALAEAQIHGGGVQGVGQALYEKAIINENGQLSVTYADYYVPTAVEAPRFISYFADKSHPSNYPTGTKGVGEAALIVGPAAIIRAIEDAVGARFTKTPTPPEEIYKAMMSKK; from the coding sequence ATGACCTACTCGGGTAAATCCATAAAAAGATTAAACGACGATAAATTCACCACAGGAAGAAGTAACTATATTGACGATATAAAAATACCGTCCCTTTATGCAGGCTTTGTGAGAAGTCCACATCCCCATGCTAATATAAAGAGAATAGACGCTACCGATGCTCTCAAAGTTAACGGGATCGTGGCTGTATTTACTGGTAAGGATATCAATCCGATGTTGAAAGGTGGTGTTGGAGTACTTTCAGCATATGTAAATCCAAGTCTATTCAGATTTAAGGAGAGGAAGGCGTTTCCGGAAGATAACAAAGTAAAATATGTTGGAGAACCTGTAGCAATAGTGATTGGACAAGATAAGTATGCTGTTAGAGACGCTATAGACAAAGTAAACGTAGAATACGAACAATTAAAACCAGTACTAAAAATGGAAGACGCTGAGAAAGATGAAGTAATAGTCCATGATGAGTTGAAAACCAACGTGTCTTATAAGATACCGTTTAAGGCAGGAGATATTGAGAAAGCGTTTAGCCAAGCTGATAAAGTAGTGAAAGTTGAGGCAATAAATGAGAGACTAATTCCAAACCCAATGGAGCCAAGAGGTATTCTCTCAGTTTATGATGGAAATTCACTTTCAGTATGGTATTCTACACAAGTACCACACTATGCACGTAGTGAGTTTGCTAGAATTTTCGGAATACCTGAAACTAAGATAAGGGTAGCCATGCCTGATGTGGGAGGCGCATTTGGTAGTAAAGTTCACATTATGGCAGAGGAGTTAGCAGTAATTGCGTCCTCAATATTATTAAGAAGACCTGTAAGGTGGACAGCAACAAGAAGTGAGGAGATGCTAGCAAGTGAAGCTAGAAGTAATGTGTTCACTGGAGAAGTCGCAGTGAAGAAAGACGGGACTGTCTTAGGCATCAAGGGTAAACTATTGCTTGATCTAGGCGCCTACCTCACGCTAACCGCAGGAATCCAACCTACCATAATACCCGTAATGATACCTGGACCATACAAGGTTCGTGACCTGGAGATAGAGAGCACAGCAGTTTACACTACAACACCCCCAATAACCATGTATAGAGGAGCTAGCAGACCTGAGGCTACATATATAATTGAGAGAATAATGAGTACTGTTGCCGACGAGTTAGGTCTAGATGATGTGACAATCAGGGAAAGGAATCTTATTGACCAATTACCATATACCAATCCATTTGGACTCAGATATGATACAGGAGACTACATAAGAGTGTTCAAAGATGGTGTAGCTAAGCTAGAATACAACGAACTAAGGAAATGGGCTCAACAAGAGAGAAGTAAAGGACATAGAGTGGGAGTTGGACTAGCATTCTACCTGGAGATATGTAGCTTCGGTCCCTGGGAGTATGGAGAGATTAAGGTAGACAATAAGGGAAATGTATTAGTGATAACTGGAACTACTCCTCATGGTCAAGGGACTGAAACTGCTATAGCCCAAATAGTTGCAGACGCATTACAAATACCCATAGAGAAAATAAGAGTTGTATGGGGAGATACTGATATTGTAGAGGGTAGTTTTGGAACATATGGTTCAAGATCATTAACTATAGGTGGCTCAGCTGCATTAAAGGTTGCTGAAAGAGTCCTAGACAAAATGAAGAAAGCTGCTGCGAGCTACTTCAACGCTGATGTACAGGAGATAAGATATGAAAATGGAGAATTCTCGGTGAAGAATGACCCAAGTAAGAAAGCAAGTTGGGATGAAGTAGCCAGCCTAGCTACAACAAAAGAACCTATAGTGGAGAAGATATATTATGAAAATGACGTTACATTCCCATATGGTGTTCACGTAGCTGTAGTTGAGATTGACGACTTAGGAATAGCCAGAGTTGTGGAGTACAGGGCTTATGACGATATAGGTAAAGTCATTAACCCTGCATTGGCAGAGGCACAGATACATGGTGGAGGAGTTCAAGGTGTAGGACAAGCATTATATGAGAAGGCTATAATTAATGAAAACGGTCAACTAAGCGTAACCTATGCCGACTATTATGTTCCTACAGCTGTAGAGGCTCCAAGATTCATATCTTACTTTGCAGATAAGTCTCACCCATCCAATTACCCAACAGGAACCAAAGGTGTTGGAGAAGCTGCATTAATTGTAGGACCTGCAGCTATCATAAGGGCTATTGAAGACGCTGTAGGTGCAAGGTTTACAAAAACGCCAACTCCTCCTGAGGAAATATACAAGGCTATGATGAGTAAAAAGTGA
- a CDS encoding rubrerythrin, translating to MADIKNSKTAENLRHAFMGEAMANRRYLFFAKTADEEGYPELAQLMRSIAEGETAHAFGHLDYIKQGGIGDPATDKPIRTLEEMLQSAIAGETYEWTQMYPGYAKQAREEGFEDVAEWFETLARAEKSHAEKFTKALELLKGGK from the coding sequence ATGGCGGACATAAAAAATAGTAAAACTGCAGAAAACTTAAGACACGCATTTATGGGAGAAGCAATGGCAAACAGGAGATACCTATTCTTCGCTAAGACTGCTGATGAAGAAGGATATCCTGAACTAGCTCAGCTAATGAGAAGCATAGCTGAGGGTGAAACAGCCCACGCATTTGGACATTTAGACTACATAAAGCAAGGAGGAATTGGTGATCCAGCTACAGATAAACCAATAAGGACATTAGAAGAAATGTTGCAATCTGCAATAGCTGGAGAAACCTACGAATGGACACAAATGTACCCTGGTTATGCAAAGCAAGCTAGAGAGGAAGGATTTGAAGACGTTGCAGAATGGTTCGAGACTTTAGCAAGAGCAGAGAAGAGCCACGCAGAGAAATTCACTAAGGCTTTAGAGTTACTCAAGGGAGGCAAGTAA